The DNA segment tttcctttctttcaCCTGCCATGCCAAGTTCACTGCAAACATACATAAAGTCAAAACTGATAACAAAATAATCAACATACAAGAAAGCACTAAACATAAAAGTacaaatttattttattatgaAGGGAGTGATCTTTTTGAATggaaacaagaaaagaaaattatctCAAGACTCATTTTCTTTCCCTATTCCAGCAGATATcatggtgagggacaccaggaaagggcttcacatattCACACCAACACTGAACCCAGTCTTTGGGATGACCAGTGAAACTGGTTGATTTTTCatgattgatcactggattatcaaaACAACTGACCATCGATTAATTATAGATCATAGAGTTAGTGTTTAACTTCCAggcaaacatgtttataaaGGAGAAATAAATACACATTCCCACTGAACTTGTTTTGCTATAATGTGTTTGCAAACAACTATaaatacaacatgaaatgtGTGTAACAGGTAACACAACCACCATACCCAGCAACTGTTTTCACTGACGTTTTGAACACAACCAGCAGGAACTGTTACTGTTTTTATTAAACCCATTCAACACAACCACAGTCAACCATCAGCATTTTTCACTAAAATGTTTTTGCAGTCAGTTTTTCCATGAAAATTGAAATTCCCAACAAACCTGGCTGCATTTGGTGTAGTAAACTGTTCAACAGAAGTTATGCAAAGCAGTAGTTTTCACTATTTTTTTAGGAACTTGTCTTTGTCTCAGGCTTCTGCTGAGATTGTGTTTTGTTCCCCTTGTTAACCAGCCAAACAGAAAACATCCTCAGATGGTAGTGTAAACAGTGTAAATAGATACTGGCTTACATTATATGGGCTACAAGGTGTTGCACAAGGGAAAGAAATGttcattgctgctttaaaaaattATGCAGTTACAGAGAGTAAAACCATGTAGAATTAATATGTCATACTTCAATAAACCTCAGTGATTGCCATAGGATTAGATGACACACGATCAACAAAATCATGCAGCCTGATTCATTTAGTCCATTTTCACAACCagtttggattgaaaatgaaacaggcaactttatggatgacaacattttgctctatgcaataaacatgataaacaagaatttgtctaccataaagttgtatgtttcatttctgaCTCGCCAACTTCAAGAATGCCAATAAAACTATCAATTTAGGTTGCTTAGGACTGATTTAACCAGGAAATGtaataatgagtgagttgggttttatgttgcttttagcagggaacaccaaaaagaggcttcacacattgtacccatgcagggtATCGAACTCTGGTCTTCTGCATGACAAGAGAATGCTACAATCACTCGTCTATCCCACTGTCCCGGAGATGTAACAAGAGAGCTCTGTTAGTTCACTAGCACTGAGAGGACGAAGACTTTGTTAACAGGCCTATACAGTGGCAGTACCTCCTCAAGTCTGCTCCACACATGGCGCACATGTCCTTCATGACGGTGGGATGGCTGCATGGCTCCACAGATGAGTTGCCAAAAGTCAGCAGCAAAGACCTACATAAAAGAAACACAGGTGGATTGTTACCAACTGAACATTCTCATCTTGAAACCAGCACAAcacaatattttcagaaatttatccatacattttatgaaaactCTACCCATTTCAAGAAGTTAGTAAATTCTCAGTATGTTTTACACTAATTACAGGAATGAACATGAATTAAACATATTATTTCAGACTTTCCAGTTTCAAACAATTCATATCGATAACCTTTGATGTGATTtaggatattggtatttttggTATGAACCTTACCAACCACAATTTAGCTGACAGTGACAACTCTAGGTGTcaactttcattttcaaataacCTTAACGCCATTTAAACACATTCAATGATGTCATGATGGTCAAATTATAGTAATGGATACAATACaaacatgtcatagtatcctcTATATTTTGTTCTGTGTGTCTAAAATATCTTTTTCTATAACTTTCTTTTAATAATCCTGCATTATAAAACCTATCTGCAAACTCAAAGGAcagaaactgagaaaaacaaCTAAAATGCCACTATTAAAACTAGTGAGGAAAgctaaaactaatagcactaatTATACTATACAATACACAGAATGGCTATAGAtcactaacaactgaaggtagatcatcaggCTGACATACTGAACTTGTTTATTCAGTAGAAGTGGTGAGGTTATATTTGATATAAACACAATGTGTCATCATCGTATTCGATATATGGTCACTGGTATTCGGATAGTTTAACAGTTGCTGTCTTGGGGTAATGTGGGGTTGAAGTGTTGAACCATTCAGGTTTAAATTTCACCAGTCAATAATAGATCAATAATTGCATTGTGCACCCAGCAGATTGCACTATAGCTACAGTATCATCGATAACATATATGACAACGAAAATAATACTAACAGTATACAATGTCAGTTCTGTCAAAATCTAAGTTACACTGTCTGTAAGACAAAGTTGTCTTTCATAAGTTCGAGACATATGCGATAATCGTGAGAACGGATGTTCTTCAACTTCCGAAAACCCAAAACATGAGGATAATGTCAATATTGTCATAGACTCATAAGTGGGACAATAATTGATAATTAAACGTTCACAAAGTGAATTGGGCTTTCCAGCTGTAAAATGTATACTAAACCGTTTGCCAAGGTATCTGGCATGTGAAATTCGGAACTGTTGCTTAATTTTCTTTTTGACAGTGACCATACCCAGGGTTTACTTCTTTTCCCTCTTCAACTTCCACGGACTGAACAATACCTCCGCCGGTTGACTTTAATTTCACATTTTTCTGCGATGACTGCGGATTTAGTACATCGTACAATGCAAGCACAACACCCTTTGAAATAGTAGTCCCCTtcctgactttccattttgttattttaatgggAAATGTGCCAGGAACGACGACTTTCCTAAAGTCAGCTTCTGGATCGTCCTCCATGTTGAATGAAGGATCGCACTGACTGTAGTTCAGCAGCAAATAATCTAAGGTGTTAGGAAATCTGGTTCCGTGAGGCAAAATTAGGCCATGTTTTAGTGACCAGTCGCTGGATTCTTGTTGTCACTGTGTATGTTCCACCAAAGAAGTAGATTCAAACAATTTGCTGAtatttatatttaatttttaaccAATCAAACCACGCTACATTCAAGCGGGCTTATTCAAAGAGAAATGGCATGAACAACTGGATAAGACCACTGGTTTCGTAATCGGGTCAGTTTGGCATTTTAGTATCAACTCCCTATAATTATGAGACTCTGTTATGTATCGGTGAGGCAACACTTATTTTCTTTCGACAAGATGACAAGACTATGCAAGACTTCTGAGCCAATAACCGCTAAATGCTTTTGTTGTCCAGATTTCGATCACACTTAGTCGTCTATCATCACAGTCATTATCATAATTTTTTATGTCACACACCTGTACATATTCGCACATAGTTGATATATGTCTGTCATATGAACCGTACCGCTGGTAATTAGTGTATTTGGGTCGTGTATTTCATGAGTAGAGTAGAAAAGGGCCGAGGCTACAAGTCAAATCGACAAATGGGCCGAAATGAAAAGTAAAAAAGGCAGAAAAAGAGCAgaaaaataacaatttaacaATTTTCATAGTGAAACAGTGTAAATAGTGTTTGGTTActtgatttgtttttaaatgcaATTTGAACATGACTCTTCTTGACTCAGTGACATGACTAATCCGTATATATGATGCTTGTTTTTGTTGTACGTTTTTAATCCAAATCTAATTAAACCAgggtatgtttgtttttgttgttgttgaaactaTTTAATCCATATCTAAATTAAAACATAGCCACAGCAGGCAAACTTGTTTCAGTCCAAGTAAGAGCTCAGGTGAGTAGTACGTCCGATAATTATAGCGGGGGTCGGGGGATCTTGCGCAATGAACATAGTGGGGGTGTAACTTTCATAAAAAATCCTGAACAGTTAGACTGATATTATAACTTGTGTTTTTAATTATATTAATAACAAAGCAATATTCGTTATGGTTTTGCCTAAAATGTCACACAAAAGATACATACAGCActatttgaacattttatgtTCATCTCTCTGAGCGAGACCAACGTTTAAATTGCTGCACATTCATCTCTTGGCTGCCAGGTGAATGCCAGTTCAGTTGCATGTTTAAAACTTCTGACGTGATATACAGTATAGTTTCCTTTCAGAAGACACGTCCACAAATAAAATTTCATATCATCCATTTAGTACGATTTGACAGTTAGAAACAATTCAATGAGGTGAATAAGACATCCACAAAATCAGCTCATGCGAATGAAATCTTACCATGCAGGAAAATGTCAAattcaaacaaacatcagtTTGTTAGTTTCCTATTCTTATGTTTTTTATTTAGACACTTTAGAAGTGTTGCCATATATCAATTGTACATACCCATGTATTGTAACACATGCCAACCCATAGCATTTTCTGTGcatgatatttacaaatattgcaATAATCTGTTCAGTTGTTATTTACAAAGTTTCCATTAATTTGGTCTATATCTGTTCACGCTATTAATATGGTTGCCTGGAAACAAATTAGTAAATCAGACAGCAAAATACTCTTAGAAAGAGCCTAGATGGTCCTTGATACAAgtcatgacgagtgaacacttttatCTCTGCCACCAATACAGCTACTGGCCAAATCAAATGCAAACTATCATGATTATCACAAATGAAGTTTTCAGTGTTATTTTGCTGAGACTTGTTGCCAAATACAGTCATCATACATGAATGATCAAAAAAAGGGCATATTGATGTTTGACTATCCTGTATATCACTATATCGCTATAATTACTCAGGATTTAATTGCTTCTTTTGTTTGGAAAGTAACAGCACAATCTACATCCTGTTGGTAACCACAAAGTTACATTTGCTCATGAACATGCATCGACTTGAGAACTTTTACCATTCTCACTCAAATCTGAATCATGTTAAACTAGGTAGTAGGAAATAGGTCAAAAGTGTTTGTCCACATCAGTGAAATGGATATATAATAATGCATGCATAAAATAGAATAAAGGCACATGACAAAAAAATGTCCATAAATGTAAATACCCTTTCTGTatgatagaatcaagtatttgtATGTTCAGAATTTctcgactgtgcttgttgtaagaggcgactaatgagatcgggtggtcaggcttgcttacttggttgacacatgtcatcggttcccaattgtgcagattgatgctcaagttgttgatcactggattgtctggtccagactcgattatttacaggccgccgccatatagctggaatgttgctgagtgcggcgtaacactactcactcactctccccaGTGATCGAGGCTAATGTTTCTTTACTTTTTCTTGCTCCCTAaggtatgtgtgatgtgttgaCAATGGATGGTGACCCTCCTTCCACCACAGAGCACACCCCCAGCCAGGTATCTTGTGGTCAGTACAGTGGGAGGACTGTATGCAGCACAAGAAGGAATACTCCGTACCGTAAGACCCCCCGGAGTCGACGCCTTGGACTGCTAGGTTAGTGCAGTGTTTTGAAAGAGtgcatgcagaaataaaattatgaatatatagtccaaatcttttgtgtgtgaaattttcattacaatcctgaatcattcaTATAGTTCTTGTTGCTGTGTTATGGTACTTTTGTAATCTTAAGTAGATCAGTATCTGTGTGTCCAAAATACTCACGCAAAATATTTTTgcgtgtttttattatttttggaGTGAAAAATGCAGGTTTCTGTGTTAACGCGAACATTGTAGTGGGATTGTATTTTCTTCAGTTCTACAAgagatttaaatgtttttttgcCTTAAATTACATAGTTGCATATAGTTTACATTGTGAGACTTGCAAAGGCAACTGGCTGCTTAACTCAAATAACAATTATCAGAGACGTTTCTGTTATACGTTCAATGTTCTTAAGAGTACATGTATCATAGATTGATTTTCTTCAGTTGAACTTAAAATCACTGACTGTTTTAGATGTAGCACTTTAGAGCATAAAAAGGAAATAAGATGCATGAATATCAAATGAAACATGACATGACAAGAGCCACCATATTTGTGCCATGTAACAAATGTACTGACAGTTCTTTGGgccaaaatatactgaacagcaaacgaagcatatttttttataaaaggAAATCTCTTAGTAGAAACCATTCATGCTTGGagttgtttcttttgctgttcagtatagagAGGCCCAGGTAAATCCTTGTGTTAAggttttaaaaatccaaaggATCCTCCTACAGATCTATTGATGATGATTGTGTTATTTACATTGATTAAGTACTAATATAACTGAACAAATTCTGTAATTCTTAATACTAGTAAGAGTTTCATTTGTGCATGTGTACATCTGGAATGCATTGTGGTGTCTGACATCACTGTTATTGATGACATCAAGGAACACAGTAATGGATAACCTCATAGCATGCGAATGATTACGTCATTAGGTTCTAGAGCAGATGTTCGAGGGAGGATCGGCCATGTTAGATCAGAGCACGTAGATATGTATTAATGAAGAATAAAACTCTGCAACGTAACACAACTATTCATCTACTTTACGTGTATGTTTCTAGGCTCAAAGTCTGCTCTTTTAGAAAAGACACCACCCTCCCCAAGACACGCTCCAAGCTTTAAAGGTAACTTTGTGAAAGTGTCTTAAGCCAGACCaattgtgtttcttgttttacagatatttgtCCTCCGAAAACCTAAAGGGAGGAGGGAAAAAATtcttctttaaaaaaatcaccAAAACAAAACCCCACATGAGTTTCCATGTTAACTTTTATATAACTTGCTTGTTTATATCGGCAAagtaaggtgagtgagtttaggtgtTTCAGgtttggtgccttttggtagttttggaattatgaagtaaatatttttggtgtttccatagcaacaagtTCCAGAGTTGAACTGTTTCTTaacaaacttggtacatatactGGTGCATTtttgtagttttggaattctgtataaacattgtttggtgtttccatggtgccgtttggtagttttggaactctgattaaaatatatttttaagtgtTTTGATGGCAACAAGATTGGCTTCAGCTGAAGTTGGTGGTGTTGCTCCTTTCTAgagcagaacttcaaaaccTTTCAACACTCTCCTTCCAACTTACTGtacacatcaaaacatttgacataataagaaatataattggtctggccttactgTACATTTTTTGACTGTATTGTCTCCATGTCTGATTGTGTTTCCAACTCGTCATGAGGCACACATGTCAAAAACAAGTCCTGGGCCCCGTTCCTGAAAGCGATCATAGCGCTATGACAGTCGTAACTCTCACTTTATAATAGGCTTATGCCTATCTTAGTGCTTTTGAGTGGCATTAAGAAGCTTAAAGGATGAACATAAacacttttatggatagacagcTTCTTTATCATAATAGATGCAACAGATTCAGAAGAGAGTTTTCATGTACAgtacaactgagtcaaatctaaagtaatatgtcacaaatataatgtcagctcaccaaagtcttgttgtgagagtgagaaatagttatgcagaatgtattACAGCAagtggtcaggcagcggttatgtaggttgAGCGCTGACGAAGGCAGTTTAaaatactccagttaatctgtgtGTGTCCACACAGTCAACAcgacaactagcctttatatacagtcaacatttcctgaaagttcgagaaCATATGACCATCACCATCAACGTAGAATCTTCTTGGCCAGCCTGCTGGAAGTCAAATGTTAAAAGTACTGACCATTTATGATacggaatgtgacccataatatctatcattcaaaacactaaacgttgacCCAATAAAagttattacttaattaataacacaatttacagaaaatacactctaaTAACAGGATCTACGCCAAAACATCACATCCTTTgggataaagaagttgtctatccataaagaTTGCCCCTGTTTGGGGAACAGCTTGCCCAAATTTCTGAGAGATCATTGTCTTTACTGTTAAATCCTTgtagaaatattttcatgtacacATGTTATTGCAAATGACCTTAAAAAATGTCAATTATAGATATAAATTATAGTAAATTAATTTTTattaagaaaacattttatatttatttctggctgaaatattgccaatgtgatgtTGAATATTAACCCACTTATATTTATTCCTTGTGTTGTTTattatcatttgttttgtctTCATAGAATAGACAGAATTTTGTACCATATGTTTGTACATGGGCCAATGGCCTACTTACAGAAAGTAAACTCTTTCATAATGGTTGACTCagaaatattgcagctatatagtTGTGGTCTCTTTATGATGACACTCTTTATGATGACTCTCTTTATGATGACACTCTTTATGATGACACTCTTTATGATGACTCTTTATGATGACACTCTTTATGATGACACTCTTTATGATGACACTCTTTATGATGAAACTCTTTGTGATAAAACTTTTTGCATTCTCATAATGAAACTCCAACTCCAGGTCTCTTGAAAAAGACATGGAAACTCTAtcggttatctcccttgtacaACTTCACACCTACGTCCAGCCATTTGAGGAGATATGGAACTTCTCTCTCAGTTTTAGTAGGCGAGGTAAGAGGGCAAAGGGTTCTGTATTTCACATAATGTAGCAGAGTAAACACATCTTGTTCAAAGTGAACTTACTGCTGGGTTTGTTGTAGTGGTTGTCCGATTAATTGAAGTAATCAAAGTTTGGTGGCAGTGACTAAACTACCAAGTATTTGATCAGCTAACTTGCAgttaacaggattgggtggtcaggcttgctgacttggttgacacgtgttgtcgtattccagttgcatagataaatgcacatgttgtcaatcactagattgtctggtcaaaacttgattatttatagacctctgccatatagctggaatactgctgagtgctgcgATGAAGACCAGTCAACCAATCTATGGCTGACTGTTGTATATCTTTGAGAGGAGATCCTGCTCAGTTATCTTTTCCATGTAGCTTTTGTCATGAACTTTGCTCTTAGCcaaattttcatttgaattaaGATTATTATTGCTTTGTAAAATGGACTGTCATTAACTGGGCTTACAGGAGTAAGTTACGCAAAACCTATGCAATACATGCTGCAATATTTTTGTGATAACTGGTATATTGGGGAAAGAATATTTTATGACGTTTATGTTACTGTCTTTATGATTTAAatttatatacacacatactttCACTCACAACATTCAGATGTTTTCCTTCATTAACCAATGAAAAAACAGCATgctgtaatagtgagtgagttaatatttaacgtcacatcagcaacatctcagccatatcgtgacgacatgCTGTAATACTATGTAATACTACAATTGTATAaaacagaaaatggaatccTTGACCATGCAACTTAACTTTTAGAATGCTGTTATCATAACCATAATATATTTGTTCAGTGACTTACAATGTAGAAACTAGGACTGACATGCACTATTAGTGTCACTCACTGTCGAACACTTAAATTCCAAAAATGTCGCAATACATATTGCATTGCAGGTACCTGGATCCCAATATATTGCTGTACAATTCATTTCTCAATACACAGCCTTAATTGTAATGGTGTTTTTTGTCAACTTATTCCATACCTTGCCTTGCAGCGACAGAGAAAAAGCTTGATAACAGAAACTAAGGATCTGGTTCGATCTCTGATCAGTCCTTACCGAGAGCTCAGCGTGGGGCCTGGTAAGGAACATATTCTTTACAGACGAGAGTAAACGTAAACAGGTTGTTAAATTGGAGTAAACTGGTGAGAAATGCTCTCTTGTTATTTGGTCCACACTGTAAATTCATGAGGATGATATGTGTTATGTATGATGATCTTTTTAAGCACGAGGCGGAGCAGTGGTGTAACCTAGTGTTTCAAGTTTTTCCTAGTCACATTAAACACcctgttcaattccccacatgggtacaatgggtgaagcccatttctggtgttcattgcttgaatattgccaaaagctgcataaaactaaacctactCAGCTTAAGGCAGATGTGTCGTGGTACCCCTGAATAATGTGAACAGGACATTAACAAACAATGACATCTTGCTAGTCATAGTAAACAAAATCACAATCATATTTAAAAAAGAAGCTGGAACATATTTATATTATACTAGGATGATCATAACAGTATTCTAGTTGTATTTTGTATTCTAGTTATTTAATGGGTggcatttcaaaacaaattccCTCAGACAGCCAAAGTGTGATATAAATTTAGTAGAATGGAGAGAGTTCTATGGATACACACTttctttattatcaatatgGACAATGTTTGGGTGTAGCTACTtccactgttatcaagcaagtgataatCATCAACATTGGCTTGAAAACAGTGTAAGCAGCTCCACCAGATCATTtctcatattgataataaagaaattgtgtATCCATACAACTCTCCTCACTGTTCATCACACTaatttctaaatgccactcaaagaagatgAATTCAAAATCTTGATATTTTTCATCTGGCCTGTATTTTCAGATGATCCTGAGTGCATTCAAATTCTCATCACTGGAAAAAATTTGAAAGGTAAACTCTAACAAGTCAACTTATAAAAGTGGGCAGTgtggttgcctagtggttaatacatttgcttgtcacaccaaagaccatgttcaattcccctcatgtgtgcgctgtgtgaagcccattgtgatattgctggaacattgctaaagccGATGTAAAATTAAAAACACTCACACTCCTTCCAAACATTCATGATCCAAAACTGAACAATGTCATAACATGTTATAAAAAGTGCATTGTCTAAATTGTTCCCTTTAGACACTGGGTCCATATCTTAACAGTGCCATCAGATGCAGGATACAAGGAACAGCTAGCTATCCCTAAATATTGTTTTAGAAGTGTTGTTACTTACCTGACAACGCTATGGATAACAGGATGAAAAAGGTCAGGCATATCCTTCATTTTTATTTGACTATTTGGTGCAGTGTTGCAAGTCAGTGTTAAAATACCTCTGAAAGATGGGTATATATTTAAGCAGTGCCATCAGTTCAAGGATACCTGCAACAGAACCAGAACCAGAACTGGTCACTGGCTCCCTCCCTTTGcgttattttgttgacagttacgtagacagattctttcatacacatgcataaaattggtgatttacaatgtgattaggttgtctgacaaaacatccactagCAAAGTTTGAGATCGTTTGGATCATCGGATGAAGAGTTGTATGCCAAAAAATGGGTAAACATGCATTATATGTCAAACTATATCTCAGTATATGAGGTTGGAGTGGGTGTGGTTGTGTAGGGGGATGGAGGTGACATCAGGTAGATGAATGTGTAAACTGGCTTTGCTTCAGATATCCCTACGACATTGGTCAGAGGGTTCATGTTTGGTGTGGAGCTTGAGGACAGTTTGGTTTCGCCCGACAACAGCCACTTCAAGCACTATCCAGTCCTTATGGTGAAGGGGTCTGTGTCTCTCTGTAAGGCCCTCACTGATTGGCTGGAGGTAAGCTGAGCTGTTACAAGGGGAAATAACAGCATCCTTGGTATTTCGTTGTTTTTCATCTGGAAATGACTTTTAGAAGGATAGAACAGGAGTTATCTAGGCCTGCTCAGCCAAATCAGCAGCAATTGTTTCATTTTGGAAATTAACAAGTTTAAATCTCTTTTTAATAGTGTTGTAACATATTTGATGCCTTCATCAGGTGACTTGTACCCCATGGATAACAGGATAAAATATGTCCTGCATAGCCCTCATTTTTATGTGACTATTTATGCAGTGTTTCACTTCAGTTTTAAAATACTTCTGAAGACAGGAAAGACT comes from the Haliotis asinina isolate JCU_RB_2024 chromosome 12, JCU_Hal_asi_v2, whole genome shotgun sequence genome and includes:
- the LOC137258161 gene encoding centromere protein L-like, with product MCDVLTMDGDPPSTTEHTPSQVSCGQYSGRTVCSTRRNTPYRKTPRSRRLGLLGSKSALLEKTPPSPRHAPSFKGLLKKTWKLYRLSPLYNFTPTSSHLRRYGTSLSVLVGERQRKSLITETKDLVRSLISPYRELSVGPDDPECIQILITGKNLKDIPTTLVRGFMFGVELEDSLVSPDNSHFKHYPVLMVKGSVSLCKALTDWLESKFDCRVSALTFSSVDLSWMVAMWSGLSKGMKKKPVELMYSVPEEVEGLKKITYSIDSEDCQRLWDIIHTSNSNEFTEEEVKAFMDCLQSHFYGCFKVHLSSMFLTRIGTSTVYVGSDGKIKFFTDSGVIPVLRHISELSVEKSKIL